The following proteins are co-located in the Rhodococcus opacus B4 genome:
- a CDS encoding lipase family protein, with amino-acid sequence MNLFRAVVLMTLSTCAAAYVCAHPPRAAAQPLGPESILPSPILDDDFFGWPPNVADFEAGEIIRSREVTLRAMPNPLVPHRAHQIMVRSNDSKDRPVPVTATVLVPAAEWTAPGPRPVVDYNMPIDSLGARCTPSYKMVHDWQTLDLDIPPVLSLFLAKNYAVLVPDHQGPRMAYSAGRMAGHAVLDSIRGMRQLPGLGLSDSPVLATGYSGGAIATGWAAQLQPTYAPDVALAGAAAGGTPADFGLLRRTMNGQIGSGLYLSAVLGLAREYPEMLMLANPLGVALATSPLKDQCILALAPAGVASLPAELFAAVPDPFGTPTARAVVAENRMGALTPAAPVLLYHGSSRVFLGDEWIPEEGVITLQQEWCRGGADVTYAPQFGEHLTAAVLALPEMVHWIDDRLAGVPAPAGCR; translated from the coding sequence ATGAACCTGTTTCGTGCGGTGGTCCTGATGACACTGTCCACCTGTGCGGCCGCGTATGTGTGCGCCCACCCGCCGCGGGCGGCCGCCCAGCCCCTCGGACCCGAATCCATTCTCCCGTCCCCCATCCTGGACGACGACTTCTTCGGGTGGCCGCCGAACGTCGCGGACTTCGAGGCCGGCGAGATCATCCGCTCGCGGGAAGTGACGCTCCGGGCGATGCCGAACCCGCTGGTGCCGCACCGGGCCCACCAGATCATGGTGCGGTCCAACGATTCCAAGGACCGTCCCGTGCCGGTGACCGCAACGGTGCTGGTGCCCGCGGCGGAGTGGACTGCGCCGGGTCCGCGACCGGTGGTCGACTACAACATGCCCATCGACTCGCTGGGCGCCCGCTGCACCCCGTCCTACAAGATGGTGCACGACTGGCAGACCCTCGACCTGGACATCCCGCCGGTGCTGTCGCTGTTCCTCGCGAAGAACTACGCGGTACTCGTGCCCGATCACCAGGGCCCCCGGATGGCGTACAGCGCGGGACGGATGGCGGGTCATGCCGTGCTCGACAGCATCCGCGGCATGAGGCAGCTTCCCGGACTCGGGCTGTCGGACAGCCCGGTTCTCGCGACGGGATACAGCGGTGGCGCGATCGCCACCGGCTGGGCGGCGCAACTGCAGCCGACGTACGCGCCGGACGTCGCACTCGCCGGCGCCGCCGCCGGCGGAACACCCGCCGACTTCGGATTGCTCCGTCGGACGATGAACGGCCAGATCGGTTCCGGTCTGTACCTGTCCGCCGTCCTCGGGCTCGCCCGCGAATACCCGGAGATGCTGATGCTGGCGAATCCGCTCGGTGTGGCACTGGCGACGTCGCCGCTGAAGGACCAGTGCATCCTGGCCCTCGCACCTGCCGGGGTCGCCTCGCTGCCCGCCGAACTGTTCGCGGCCGTCCCCGACCCGTTCGGCACTCCCACGGCCCGCGCGGTGGTCGCCGAGAACCGGATGGGCGCGCTCACCCCGGCCGCGCCGGTGCTGCTCTATCACGGATCGTCGCGAGTGTTCCTCGGCGACGAGTGGATTCCGGAGGAAGGGGTGATCACCTTGCAGCAGGAGTGGTGCCGCGGCGGTGCCGACGTCACCTACGCCCCGCAGTTCGGCGAGCACCTCACGGCCGCCGTACTCGCGCTGCCCGAGATGGTGCACTGGATCGACGACCGGCTGGCCGGGGTGCCCGCGCCCGCGGGGTGCCGCTGA
- a CDS encoding patatin-like phospholipase family protein, which produces MTTAFVLSGGASLGAIEVGMLQTLIGRGIRPDLIVGTSVGALNGAWLAGGSSDADLRELADLWRGLTRSAVFPAGLLTGFTGFVGLRNHLVSNRAIRKLLAQHLRFERMEDAPIPLHVIAVDVLTGKDVRLSTGPAVDAVTASASLPGILPPVVIDGRALMDGGVVNNTPISHAIELGATTVWVLPTGYACTLSTVPGSALGMGLLGVTLAINQRLALDIERYESVADIRVVPPLCPLDTSPADFGDADELITRAREQTAKWLDEARAAGVGQADLLLPHVHG; this is translated from the coding sequence ATGACAACAGCTTTCGTTCTGTCGGGTGGGGCGAGCCTCGGGGCGATCGAGGTCGGAATGTTGCAGACTCTGATCGGCAGGGGCATTCGGCCGGACCTCATCGTCGGCACGTCCGTCGGTGCGCTCAACGGTGCGTGGCTGGCCGGGGGTTCGTCCGACGCGGATCTGCGCGAACTGGCCGACCTGTGGCGCGGTCTCACCCGCAGCGCGGTGTTTCCCGCCGGATTGCTCACCGGATTCACCGGGTTCGTCGGGCTCCGCAACCATCTGGTCTCCAACCGCGCCATCAGGAAGTTGCTGGCGCAGCATCTGCGGTTCGAACGGATGGAGGATGCGCCGATCCCGTTGCACGTCATCGCCGTCGACGTGCTGACCGGCAAGGACGTCCGGCTGTCGACGGGGCCTGCCGTCGACGCCGTCACCGCCAGCGCGTCGCTGCCCGGCATCCTCCCGCCCGTGGTGATCGACGGCCGGGCGCTGATGGACGGCGGGGTCGTCAACAACACTCCGATCTCGCATGCGATCGAATTGGGTGCGACGACCGTGTGGGTGCTTCCCACCGGATATGCCTGCACTCTGTCGACGGTCCCCGGAAGTGCGCTGGGCATGGGGTTGCTCGGCGTGACGCTCGCGATCAATCAGCGGCTCGCCCTCGACATCGAGCGGTACGAGAGCGTCGCGGACATCCGGGTGGTACCCCCGCTGTGCCCGTTGGACACGAGTCCCGCCGATTTCGGGGACGCCGACGAGTTGATCACGCGGGCGCGCGAGCAGACCGCGAAGTGGCTCGACGAGGCGCGTGCCGCCGGGGTGGGCCAGGCCGATCTGCTGCTGCCGCACGTGCACGGGTAG
- a CDS encoding AMP-dependent synthetase/ligase, with translation MREYTSAPTFTVSDHENAVLRVFAHAESYPDRVMYTRPETGGWVDVTAKDFGALVTGVAKGLIANGVRPGDRVALLSSTRFEWSLLDYAIWAAGAASVPIYDSSSHDQIRWIIEDSGAVAALVETPAHASSFEGDGIPYTLKRILTIDEDAVGTLIKDGLSIDDSEVFKRVVALTANDLASLVYTSGTTGRPKGCILTHRNFLSEVRSLLAAPIGDVARPGNRVLTFLPLAHVLARAVSLAMFEGGATQAHWSDFGTVTGEFARFRPNTILGVPRVFEKVRDGAARKAASGGGLQKRIFDFAEATAVAYSEAQDTGGAPLRLRLEHALADRLVYAKLRAALGGDCWWAISGGGALMPRLGHFFRGIGVPVYEGYGLTESTAAHCVNVPGAQQIGTVGRPLGGNSVRIAEDGEIELRGGVVFGGYWRNEHATREVLDDGWFRTGDLGDLDESGYLTITGRKKDLLITAGGKNVSPGPLEDRLRSHPLVSQAVVVGDARPFIGALLTVDPQEFGKWKAAHGKSSDATVADLRDDEELRGDLQDAVDDANTTVSHTESIKRFVVLDRDLTEADGELTATLKIKRPVVTERFAADIASLYRRG, from the coding sequence GTGCGTGAGTACACCAGCGCCCCGACGTTCACCGTGTCGGACCACGAGAACGCCGTACTCCGGGTGTTCGCCCATGCCGAGAGCTACCCGGACCGGGTGATGTACACGCGACCGGAGACCGGCGGGTGGGTCGACGTGACGGCCAAGGACTTCGGCGCACTCGTCACCGGGGTCGCGAAGGGCCTGATCGCCAACGGGGTACGGCCCGGCGACCGCGTGGCACTGCTGTCGTCGACCCGATTCGAATGGTCGCTGCTCGACTACGCGATCTGGGCGGCGGGCGCGGCGTCCGTCCCGATCTACGACTCCTCCTCGCACGACCAGATCCGGTGGATCATCGAGGATTCGGGGGCCGTGGCCGCGCTCGTGGAGACCCCGGCCCACGCGTCGAGTTTCGAGGGTGACGGCATCCCCTACACGCTGAAGCGGATCCTCACCATCGACGAGGACGCGGTGGGCACGCTCATCAAGGACGGGTTGTCGATCGACGATTCCGAGGTGTTCAAACGGGTCGTGGCGCTGACCGCCAACGATCTCGCCTCGCTCGTGTACACGTCCGGCACCACGGGCCGTCCCAAGGGCTGCATCCTCACCCACCGGAACTTCCTGTCGGAGGTGCGGTCGTTGCTCGCGGCGCCGATCGGCGACGTCGCCCGGCCGGGCAACCGCGTGCTGACGTTCCTTCCGCTGGCGCACGTGCTGGCGCGCGCGGTGTCGCTGGCGATGTTCGAAGGCGGCGCGACACAGGCGCACTGGTCCGACTTCGGTACGGTCACGGGTGAATTCGCACGGTTCCGGCCCAACACCATCCTCGGTGTTCCCCGCGTGTTCGAGAAGGTGCGCGACGGTGCGGCCCGCAAGGCGGCGTCGGGTGGTGGCCTGCAGAAACGGATCTTCGACTTCGCCGAGGCCACGGCGGTGGCGTACAGCGAGGCCCAGGACACGGGCGGTGCACCCCTGCGGCTCCGGCTCGAGCACGCGCTCGCCGACAGGCTCGTCTACGCGAAACTCCGTGCCGCCCTGGGTGGCGACTGCTGGTGGGCGATCTCGGGTGGCGGGGCGCTCATGCCCCGGCTCGGCCATTTCTTCCGCGGCATCGGAGTGCCGGTCTACGAGGGCTACGGACTCACCGAATCGACGGCCGCGCACTGCGTGAACGTCCCCGGCGCCCAGCAGATCGGGACGGTCGGCCGGCCGCTGGGCGGCAACAGTGTGCGCATCGCCGAGGACGGCGAGATCGAACTGCGCGGCGGCGTCGTGTTCGGTGGCTACTGGCGCAACGAACACGCCACCCGGGAAGTGCTGGACGACGGCTGGTTTCGCACCGGCGACCTCGGCGACCTGGACGAGAGCGGCTATCTCACCATCACCGGCCGCAAGAAGGATCTGCTGATCACCGCCGGCGGCAAGAACGTGTCGCCGGGTCCTCTCGAGGACCGGCTGCGCTCGCACCCCCTCGTCTCGCAGGCGGTGGTGGTGGGCGACGCCCGCCCGTTCATCGGTGCCCTGCTGACCGTGGATCCGCAGGAGTTCGGCAAGTGGAAGGCCGCGCACGGCAAGTCGTCCGATGCCACGGTGGCGGACCTGCGCGACGACGAGGAACTGCGCGGAGACCTGCAGGACGCCGTGGACGACGCGAACACCACCGTCTCGCACACGGAGTCGATCAAGCGGTTCGTCGTCCTGGACCGCGACCTCACGGAGGCGGACGGGGAACTGACCGCCACCCTGAAGATCAAGCGTCCCGTGGTGACCGAGCGCTTCGCGGCCGACATCGCGAGCCTGTACCGCCGGGGCTGA
- a CDS encoding MarR family winged helix-turn-helix transcriptional regulator, with product MRVVDAKVVGYSCGVQHNEVEPEETPASGVVAVHDELVRLVRQLVAGDRPPVGSPTFAQHSLLSFVARNPGCRATQISDAFGVHRSTVSRQLRGCIDEGWVHAEPGPLRSGHPLSLTDGGVAVLAGADARRVEEVRDRVASWSDGEIAAFARHLRKFRQGGDTDGSIGDDARA from the coding sequence GTGCGGGTGGTCGACGCCAAGGTGGTCGGATATAGTTGCGGTGTGCAACACAACGAGGTCGAGCCGGAGGAAACGCCCGCGTCGGGCGTGGTGGCCGTCCATGACGAACTCGTCCGCCTCGTCCGTCAACTGGTCGCCGGTGACCGCCCTCCCGTCGGATCCCCGACGTTCGCTCAACATTCGCTGCTCTCGTTCGTCGCCCGCAATCCGGGATGCCGGGCCACTCAGATCTCCGACGCGTTCGGCGTGCACCGATCCACAGTGTCGCGTCAACTCCGGGGCTGCATCGACGAGGGCTGGGTACACGCCGAGCCGGGACCGCTCCGCAGCGGTCACCCGTTGAGCCTCACCGACGGCGGCGTCGCGGTGCTGGCCGGCGCGGACGCCCGCCGGGTGGAGGAAGTCCGCGACCGAGTGGCCTCGTGGTCGGACGGCGAGATCGCCGCCTTCGCCCGGCACCTCCGCAAGTTCCGCCAGGGCGGCGACACAGACGGCAGCATCGGAGACGACGCCCGTGCGTGA
- a CDS encoding GNAT family N-acetyltransferase has translation MLIRRENAGDVDAVAEVHRQAFDGNAPVEVELVTRLRSSDDWIPQLALVAEIDGTVVGHVCLTRATVDATDVLALGPIGVLPGHQRDGVGSALMHAVLGGADARDEPLVALLGHLDYYPRFGFVSGTSVGIEPDQPSWSSHFQVRRLACWDPAVTGTFRYATPFYDL, from the coding sequence ATGCTGATCAGACGCGAGAACGCAGGCGACGTCGACGCCGTGGCCGAGGTGCACCGGCAGGCGTTCGACGGCAACGCTCCCGTCGAGGTCGAACTCGTGACCCGGTTGCGGTCGAGCGACGACTGGATTCCGCAACTGGCTCTCGTCGCCGAAATCGACGGAACCGTCGTCGGCCACGTCTGCCTGACCCGTGCGACCGTAGACGCCACCGATGTACTCGCACTCGGCCCGATCGGCGTCCTCCCCGGTCACCAGCGCGACGGGGTGGGTTCGGCGCTGATGCACGCCGTGCTCGGCGGCGCCGACGCCAGGGACGAACCGCTCGTCGCACTGCTCGGTCACCTCGACTACTACCCGCGCTTCGGCTTCGTCTCCGGAACGTCGGTCGGGATCGAGCCGGATCAGCCGTCGTGGTCGTCCCACTTCCAGGTCCGCCGGCTCGCATGCTGGGATCCGGCCGTCACCGGCACGTTCCGGTACGCGACGCCCTTCTACGACCTGTGA
- a CDS encoding antibiotic biosynthesis monooxygenase, protein MENAAEDARAGEAVDASVTTTIVRRVLRGCDEEFADWIQTGLGLARLFPGFLGGGWLKESSTSDVCVIVLKFETQAALDNWLTSSLRNGWLRTGGNIAVEAPDEPASNVESLFERPRI, encoded by the coding sequence ATGGAGAACGCGGCCGAGGACGCCAGGGCAGGGGAGGCTGTGGATGCGTCCGTCACGACGACCATCGTCCGCCGCGTCCTCCGCGGCTGCGACGAGGAGTTCGCCGACTGGATTCAGACCGGGCTCGGACTCGCCCGGCTGTTCCCCGGGTTCCTCGGCGGCGGGTGGCTCAAGGAGAGCAGCACCTCCGATGTCTGCGTGATCGTCCTGAAGTTCGAAACCCAAGCCGCACTCGACAACTGGTTGACGTCCTCGCTGCGGAACGGGTGGCTCAGGACCGGTGGCAACATCGCGGTCGAGGCGCCGGACGAGCCGGCGTCGAACGTGGAGAGCCTGTTCGAGCGTCCCCGGATCTGA
- a CDS encoding SRPBCC family protein, with translation MIHGRYFEFKGRPAVRFRCTYPFAVQRLWEAVSEPDELERWFPSRVRLDTYAGGDIEFFPEPHSDPETGTVLVYGAPYTLAFTWGGDEIHFEVEPTAEGCALTLVNVLEVRNTAARNAAGWSVCLADLDRHLDGADTPGHRRDASADWRPFYQTYLGEGMPSGAPIPGESA, from the coding sequence GTGATTCACGGAAGGTATTTCGAGTTCAAGGGTCGTCCCGCCGTGCGGTTCCGGTGCACGTACCCGTTCGCCGTCCAGCGGCTGTGGGAGGCCGTGTCCGAGCCGGACGAGCTCGAGCGCTGGTTTCCGTCCCGGGTCCGCCTGGACACCTATGCCGGCGGCGACATCGAATTCTTCCCGGAACCGCACAGCGACCCCGAGACGGGGACGGTCCTCGTCTACGGCGCGCCCTACACCCTGGCGTTCACCTGGGGTGGGGACGAGATCCACTTCGAGGTCGAGCCGACCGCGGAGGGATGCGCACTGACGCTGGTGAACGTTCTCGAGGTCCGCAACACGGCTGCCAGGAACGCCGCCGGGTGGAGTGTCTGTCTCGCCGACCTCGACCGGCACCTCGACGGTGCGGACACTCCCGGTCACCGCCGCGATGCGTCCGCGGACTGGCGGCCCTTCTATCAGACCTATCTGGGGGAGGGAATGCCGTCGGGCGCCCCGATCCCCGGGGAGTCCGCCTGA
- a CDS encoding SWIM zinc finger family protein: MTSPWSEGQVASVAPDAGSLAAAAKLSAAWSQTGSNGHALWGLCQGSGKSPYRSVVDLSGPAYNCSCPSRKFPCKHALGLLLIWSQGRVPEQSEPPSFANDWLGLRAGRAAAARTAPPATTSAGAKSAERRAERVAAGLDELDLWLTDQIRGGLGAADISASAFDAVAARMVDAQAPGIASALRRLPIVVATRADWPGRLLREYARLHLLVVAHRRLSELPEPLQATVRSHVGYPVATDSVRGEPGIRDRWMVLGMQTTEEKRLFTRKVWLLGRDHGRRAILLDFAHGSAHFPTVIPPLGSLVDATLHFYPGAAPLRAQFGDTHEAPEPFTTVAPGDIDTALDDFAAAVGADPWIRSWPALLTGVTPAFDGGHWFVVDAQGRALPLSGEDPVLWRLLGMSGGSPVTVFGEWTSDSLVPVSVFDRGDVYPLVAGTPSTATARSRR; the protein is encoded by the coding sequence GTGACGTCGCCTTGGTCGGAGGGACAGGTCGCATCGGTCGCCCCCGATGCCGGCTCGCTCGCTGCCGCCGCAAAGCTGTCGGCCGCGTGGTCGCAGACGGGCAGCAACGGCCACGCACTCTGGGGTCTGTGCCAGGGCAGCGGCAAGAGCCCCTACCGGTCGGTCGTCGACCTCTCCGGGCCTGCCTACAACTGCTCGTGTCCGAGCCGGAAATTTCCCTGCAAGCATGCGCTCGGCCTGCTGCTGATCTGGTCGCAGGGCAGGGTCCCGGAGCAGAGCGAGCCCCCGTCGTTCGCGAACGACTGGCTCGGCCTGCGGGCCGGGCGGGCGGCCGCAGCGCGTACTGCGCCGCCGGCCACGACGTCCGCCGGCGCGAAGTCCGCGGAACGCCGGGCCGAGCGGGTGGCGGCGGGACTCGACGAACTCGACCTGTGGCTCACCGATCAGATCCGGGGCGGACTCGGCGCGGCCGACATCTCGGCCTCCGCGTTCGACGCCGTCGCGGCCCGGATGGTCGACGCGCAGGCGCCCGGAATCGCGTCCGCCCTGCGCCGCCTCCCGATCGTCGTGGCCACCCGGGCCGACTGGCCCGGCCGATTGCTCCGCGAATACGCCAGGCTGCACCTTCTCGTCGTCGCCCATCGGCGCCTGAGCGAGCTGCCGGAACCGTTGCAGGCGACGGTGCGCTCGCACGTCGGCTATCCGGTGGCCACCGACAGCGTGCGCGGCGAGCCGGGAATCCGCGACCGGTGGATGGTCCTGGGCATGCAGACCACCGAGGAGAAGCGCCTCTTCACCCGCAAGGTGTGGTTGCTCGGCCGTGACCACGGTCGCCGCGCGATCCTCCTGGACTTCGCGCACGGCTCCGCCCACTTCCCGACGGTGATCCCGCCGCTCGGCTCGCTCGTCGACGCCACCCTGCACTTCTACCCGGGCGCCGCGCCGCTGCGCGCCCAGTTCGGCGACACCCACGAGGCGCCCGAACCGTTCACCACGGTCGCACCGGGCGACATCGACACCGCACTCGACGACTTCGCCGCTGCGGTCGGCGCCGACCCGTGGATCCGCTCGTGGCCCGCCCTGCTCACCGGTGTCACCCCGGCATTCGACGGCGGGCACTGGTTCGTCGTCGACGCGCAGGGACGCGCGCTGCCGCTGTCCGGCGAGGACCCGGTCCTGTGGCGGCTGCTCGGAATGTCCGGGGGCAGTCCCGTCACCGTGTTCGGGGAGTGGACCAGCGACTCCCTCGTTCCCGTGTCGGTGTTCGATCGCGGCGACGTGTACCCGCTCGTGGCCGGCACACCGTCGACCGCGACGGCGAGGAGCCGGCGATGA
- a CDS encoding DUF5691 domain-containing protein, translating into MSELLSAALLGTARSAPSFEGLATGALAQSVGGDPAETLLGAAALENAYRDGGVAASTRVLPAPAEDDPRVQLPPASAAHLMQLLAAKSWTLTEWFAVVAERGYRAPDHLVADLMAVARTNDTHRESILRLAGPRGQWLAAQNPDWSMLIRRSDRTDVWTHGAHQERLLWLTTMRAVNPAIAMAELRRTWDAERGEHRAAFIAVLGTGLGDADAGLLEHALDDRRKEVRQQAVQLLRQLPNSAYAERMAARARAWVRVEAKPLRTRLVVNMPGSLDDSARRDGIEDVHFKNKGIRSWWLRMVVTAAPLSVWEGMIGSASSALEIRIEDQWREVMTEAWTNATVLQRNPRWASALLHREGRKTERRVVPIVPARERLAYILSGHADSYLLGVDGAALFEGLPHPWPLDLAARVIARLEDVAGRHAETGKDLGQFSRHSHYSTLRSAETHFPFTAAPLFRAAAERTRDPGWQQAFASVAANIDHRRTVLKELE; encoded by the coding sequence ATGAGCGAACTCCTGTCCGCCGCCCTGCTCGGCACGGCACGATCGGCCCCCTCGTTCGAGGGTCTGGCCACCGGCGCACTGGCACAGTCGGTCGGCGGTGACCCGGCGGAGACCTTGCTCGGCGCCGCGGCGCTCGAAAACGCGTACCGCGACGGCGGCGTCGCCGCCTCCACCCGCGTGCTGCCGGCGCCCGCCGAGGACGATCCGCGGGTGCAGTTGCCGCCCGCGTCCGCCGCGCACCTGATGCAGTTGCTCGCCGCCAAGTCGTGGACGCTCACCGAGTGGTTCGCGGTGGTCGCCGAGCGGGGTTACCGCGCGCCGGACCACCTCGTCGCCGACCTGATGGCGGTGGCGCGCACGAACGACACCCACCGCGAGAGCATCCTGCGACTGGCGGGCCCCCGCGGTCAGTGGCTCGCCGCGCAGAACCCGGACTGGTCGATGCTGATCCGTCGGTCCGACCGCACCGACGTGTGGACGCACGGCGCGCACCAGGAACGACTGCTGTGGCTCACGACGATGCGGGCGGTGAACCCGGCGATCGCGATGGCCGAACTGCGCCGCACCTGGGATGCCGAACGCGGCGAGCACCGGGCGGCGTTCATCGCGGTCCTGGGGACGGGGCTCGGCGACGCGGACGCCGGCCTGCTCGAACACGCACTCGACGACCGGCGGAAAGAGGTGCGTCAGCAGGCGGTCCAGTTGCTGCGGCAGCTGCCCAACTCCGCGTACGCCGAGCGGATGGCCGCCCGTGCCCGCGCGTGGGTGCGGGTGGAGGCAAAGCCGCTGCGCACCCGTCTCGTGGTGAACATGCCCGGTTCCCTGGATGATTCGGCCCGTCGCGACGGAATCGAGGACGTCCACTTCAAGAACAAGGGCATCCGCAGCTGGTGGTTGCGGATGGTGGTCACCGCCGCCCCGTTGTCGGTGTGGGAAGGCATGATCGGCTCGGCCTCCAGCGCGTTGGAGATCCGGATCGAAGACCAGTGGCGGGAGGTGATGACGGAGGCGTGGACCAACGCCACCGTGCTCCAGCGCAATCCGCGCTGGGCGTCCGCCCTGCTGCACCGGGAGGGGCGGAAGACCGAACGTCGCGTGGTGCCGATCGTTCCCGCCCGCGAACGGCTCGCCTATATCCTGTCGGGCCACGCCGACAGCTACCTGCTGGGCGTGGACGGCGCCGCACTGTTCGAGGGGCTGCCCCACCCGTGGCCGCTCGACCTCGCCGCGCGGGTGATCGCCCGCCTCGAGGACGTGGCCGGGCGGCACGCCGAGACCGGCAAGGACCTCGGGCAGTTCTCCCGGCACAGCCACTACTCCACCCTCCGGAGCGCGGAGACGCATTTCCCGTTCACCGCGGCGCCGCTGTTCCGGGCGGCCGCCGAACGCACCCGCGACCCGGGCTGGCAGCAGGCGTTCGCCTCTGTCGCCGCCAACATCGACCATCGCAGAACAGTCCTGAAGGAGCTCGAGTGA
- a CDS encoding ATP-binding protein — protein MTEIAAGPADLLRPHAEQAYADELAALAAQDTRPRPPSWKLSPWAVVTYLLGGELDDGTAITPKYVGPRRLIEVAVATLATDRALLLLGVPGTAKTWVSEHLSAAVSGESTLLVQGTSGTPEEAIRYGWNYARLLAEGPTAGALVPSPVMTAMQGGRIARVEELTRIPADVQDALITVLSEKTLPIPELGTEVQAARGFNLIATANDRDRGVNELSSALRRRFNTVVLPLPASEEDEVAIVARRVEELGSSLELPEVPATDDEIRRVVTVFRELRSGATGDGRTKLKSPSGTLSTAEAISVVTNGLALAAHFGDGVLRPSDVAAGILGSVLKDPVADRVVWTEYLEAVVREREGWADFYRACREVTG, from the coding sequence GTGACCGAGATCGCGGCCGGCCCGGCCGACCTGCTACGACCCCACGCCGAGCAGGCCTACGCCGACGAACTCGCCGCCCTCGCCGCGCAGGACACCCGGCCCCGGCCACCGTCGTGGAAGTTGTCCCCGTGGGCGGTCGTGACGTACCTGCTCGGCGGCGAACTCGACGACGGCACCGCCATCACTCCCAAGTACGTCGGTCCCCGGCGGCTGATCGAGGTCGCCGTCGCGACGCTCGCCACCGACCGTGCGCTGCTTCTGCTCGGTGTGCCCGGAACCGCCAAGACGTGGGTGTCCGAACACCTGTCGGCGGCGGTGTCCGGCGAGTCGACCCTGCTCGTCCAGGGAACGTCGGGCACCCCGGAGGAGGCCATCCGATACGGCTGGAACTACGCGAGACTCCTCGCCGAGGGCCCGACCGCGGGCGCACTCGTTCCGTCCCCGGTCATGACGGCCATGCAAGGTGGACGGATCGCGCGGGTCGAGGAACTGACCCGCATTCCCGCCGACGTGCAGGACGCGCTCATCACCGTGCTGTCGGAGAAGACGCTGCCGATCCCCGAACTGGGCACCGAGGTGCAGGCCGCCCGGGGTTTCAACCTGATCGCCACCGCCAACGACCGCGACCGCGGCGTCAACGAACTGTCCTCCGCGCTGCGAAGGCGTTTCAACACGGTCGTCCTGCCCCTGCCCGCCAGCGAGGAGGACGAGGTCGCCATCGTCGCGCGGCGGGTCGAGGAACTCGGGTCCTCGCTGGAACTGCCGGAGGTCCCCGCGACGGACGACGAGATCCGGCGTGTGGTCACCGTGTTCCGGGAATTGCGGTCCGGCGCCACCGGCGACGGCCGCACCAAGCTGAAGTCGCCGTCCGGAACCTTGTCGACGGCGGAGGCGATCTCCGTCGTCACCAACGGACTCGCCCTCGCCGCGCACTTCGGGGACGGCGTGCTCCGTCCCTCCGACGTCGCCGCAGGCATCCTCGGATCCGTACTGAAGGATCCGGTGGCCGACCGGGTGGTGTGGACGGAATACCTCGAGGCCGTGGTCCGCGAACGGGAGGGCTGGGCCGACTTCTACCGGGCGTG